From the Desulfatiglans sp. genome, one window contains:
- a CDS encoding ribonuclease H encodes MESLHLFTDGSVNPATKTGYGAYIVLRDTGALPSSLRDQVKLRVFENTTPVRLELETLLWAFNETGQSGAKIIVYTDSQNIMNLPERRSRLERNNYKSDKMRPLKNADLYIEFFRIKEMLDPVFIKVKGHMASKHKDNIDKLFALVDMEARKALRKMRG; translated from the coding sequence ATGGAATCACTGCACCTATTTACTGATGGAAGTGTTAATCCCGCTACAAAAACAGGTTATGGCGCCTATATTGTTTTACGGGACACAGGTGCGCTACCCTCATCATTACGCGATCAGGTAAAGTTAAGGGTGTTTGAAAACACCACCCCTGTCAGGCTGGAGCTTGAGACACTGCTATGGGCTTTTAACGAAACAGGGCAATCGGGAGCAAAAATTATTGTATATACAGACTCTCAAAACATCATGAACCTGCCTGAAAGGCGCAGCAGACTTGAAAGAAATAATTATAAATCTGATAAAATGAGGCCGTTAAAGAATGCTGACCTGTATATTGAATTCTTCAGGATAAAAGAGATGCTTGACCCGGTTTTTATTAAAGTGAAGGGTCATATGGCCTCCAAGCATAAGGATAATATAGATAAACTGTTTGCACTCGTAGACATGGAAGCAAGAAAGGCGTTAAGAAAAATGAGGGGCTGA
- a CDS encoding dehydrogenase, giving the protein MNLIINDLLIPFEDDGIDAYVNTISQRLEIGVEDITIFKILSKSLDLSNKEQFYYKLTLVVSVHDSFENRHNIPLYHEPVIEEKKIINTKERPIIVGFGPAGMFAAIELLDCGVRPIIFERGKQIEERSLDISRFMTERVLNPESNIQFGEGGAGAYSDGKLFSRRNNNTSYVNRVLKTFVRFGAPCEIEYMGKPHLGTDVLCRIVSNIRLHILQRGGEIYYNSKMTDLLISKGNATGIVINNEKEYISSRIFIALGHSARDTFEMLHKKGVAMEQRPISVGVRIEHPAQTINLMRYGEKYFNYNTLGAATYSLNYTNRNNRRGVYTFCMCPGGEVANASSEPGMMVLNGMSYSHRSSAFSNAALVVTVKRDDYKSANPLAGIKFQRDIEQKAFIAGGENWHVPAQNLMDFLGIKHSAILNKNSCKTGTIPCDLKEILPGFVITELVAAFNKWKEEVPLFITGQAILMAPETRTSSPVKIIRNNNFESVNIRNIIPIGEGSGYTGGITSSAADAIKAVSRGY; this is encoded by the coding sequence TTGAATCTGATAATTAATGATCTATTGATTCCCTTTGAAGATGATGGCATTGATGCATATGTGAATACCATTTCCCAAAGGCTTGAGATTGGGGTAGAGGACATCACTATATTCAAGATTCTCAGCAAATCACTTGATCTGAGTAACAAAGAGCAGTTCTATTACAAGCTTACACTGGTGGTAAGCGTTCATGACAGTTTCGAAAACAGGCATAACATACCCCTGTACCATGAGCCTGTAATTGAAGAGAAAAAAATCATAAACACAAAGGAGAGGCCAATAATAGTGGGTTTTGGGCCGGCCGGTATGTTCGCAGCCATTGAGTTGCTGGATTGCGGAGTCAGGCCCATAATATTTGAAAGGGGTAAACAGATAGAGGAGCGCTCCCTTGATATAAGCAGATTCATGACAGAGAGGGTATTAAACCCTGAATCAAATATCCAGTTCGGCGAAGGGGGGGCAGGGGCCTATTCTGACGGCAAGCTCTTTTCAAGGAGAAATAATAATACGAGCTATGTAAACCGGGTTTTGAAGACCTTCGTCAGATTTGGAGCACCTTGCGAAATAGAGTACATGGGCAAGCCACATCTTGGTACGGATGTGTTGTGCCGGATCGTGAGCAATATAAGGCTCCATATACTTCAGAGAGGCGGTGAGATTTATTACAACTCAAAGATGACAGATCTTTTAATATCCAAAGGTAATGCAACAGGGATTGTCATAAATAATGAAAAGGAATATATTTCTTCACGCATTTTTATCGCTTTGGGGCATTCTGCCCGAGACACATTTGAGATGTTGCATAAAAAAGGTGTTGCAATGGAGCAGCGCCCCATCTCTGTCGGGGTGAGGATAGAGCATCCTGCGCAGACCATCAACCTTATGCGGTATGGTGAAAAATATTTCAATTATAACACACTTGGGGCAGCCACATATTCCCTGAATTATACCAACAGAAACAACCGGAGAGGGGTTTATACATTCTGCATGTGCCCTGGAGGTGAGGTTGCTAACGCCTCATCTGAGCCGGGCATGATGGTTCTTAACGGCATGAGTTACTCACACAGATCTTCAGCCTTTTCAAATGCAGCCCTGGTTGTAACTGTAAAGAGAGATGATTATAAATCAGCAAACCCCCTGGCTGGCATTAAGTTCCAAAGGGATATAGAGCAAAAAGCGTTTATTGCGGGGGGTGAAAACTGGCATGTACCGGCTCAGAACCTGATGGATTTTTTAGGCATAAAACACTCTGCTATTTTGAATAAAAACTCCTGTAAAACAGGGACCATTCCTTGTGACCTTAAAGAGATACTGCCTGGTTTTGTGATCACTGAACTGGTTGCTGCATTTAATAAATGGAAGGAAGAGGTTCCGTTGTTTATTACAGGGCAGGCAATATTGATGGCCCCGGAAACAAGAACATCATCTCCTGTAAAGATTATACGCAATAATAATTTTGAATCTGTAAACATAAGAAATATAATCCCTATAGGCGAAGGTTCCGGTTACACTGGTGGAATAACGAGCTCTGCCGCCGATGCAATCAAGGCTGTCAGCAGGGGATATTAA
- the cas3 gene encoding CRISPR-associated helicase Cas3', with protein sequence MGSKYYAHSENKNNEKHDLEKHLHETANLAESFACRTEYRHLFYLAGLIHDLGKYQKAFQLYLEHGGHKGSVPHASWGAGYARLNSLLETSIAVDGHHKGLPNISLWKSDTEPFKRGEVNNFEDVFKIFKTENNIEEAIISNRPLTWQEHSEREFFIRYLFSALTDADWLSTEHHFDRGTFDKRLTPVLPVDEMLKKLEMEISAKPKDGEINRLRNNALNQVMQKASMPCGFYSLTLPTGMGKTLASVAWALKHSKENKLKRIIIVLPYINIIDQTAEILRSIFGEEWVLEHHSNIIEDSELVSDENDNSTDLIKKKRLASENWNYPIIVTTTVQFFESLFSNKPSRCRKIHNVSESVVIFDEVQTFPKEVILPTLKMLKDVQRIMNTSFLFCTATMPAFEKREGFEGIDSIYPLIDNPDELYKKTRRVRYHLLNDLEPIVMLVLLDTVLTEKTSTLVVFNTKKAALKFFNSIKESQNRERIYHLSTAMCPHHRKQVIRAIREDLADERKILVVSTQLIEAGVDFDFPVVFRAMAPLESIIQAAGRCNRENRLGASGGKVFLFDLRDGGMPDKTYAACSRHAIEFIGTDIDQLYDYGVFKKYYTQILNLYVTPDKYNIAQAREDFNFQTVNDSYRIIENATQGLFAYFYSEESKNLFHSIEHKEFLSKEDYRKMQPFTVQVYRDFIFKNPETCKLMPQGFMVWYGGYDRETGVSVNPVDTENLII encoded by the coding sequence ATGGGTTCAAAGTATTATGCGCATTCAGAAAATAAAAATAATGAAAAACATGATTTGGAAAAACATCTGCATGAAACCGCAAACCTTGCAGAATCGTTTGCATGTAGAACTGAATATCGGCATCTTTTCTATCTGGCCGGATTAATTCATGACTTGGGGAAATACCAAAAGGCATTTCAACTCTATCTTGAACATGGTGGGCATAAAGGCAGTGTCCCGCATGCATCATGGGGAGCAGGGTATGCCCGTTTAAACAGTTTACTGGAAACATCTATTGCTGTTGACGGGCACCATAAAGGTTTGCCTAACATAAGCCTGTGGAAGAGCGACACAGAACCATTTAAAAGAGGGGAGGTCAATAACTTTGAAGATGTTTTTAAAATCTTTAAAACCGAAAATAATATAGAAGAGGCCATAATTAGTAACAGGCCACTGACATGGCAAGAGCATTCCGAACGTGAATTTTTTATAAGGTATCTCTTCAGTGCCTTAACTGATGCTGACTGGCTTTCAACCGAACATCACTTTGATAGGGGAACCTTTGATAAACGACTCACCCCGGTCTTACCAGTTGATGAGATGTTAAAAAAGCTGGAAATGGAAATCTCCGCCAAACCCAAAGATGGCGAGATCAACAGGTTGCGGAATAATGCATTGAATCAAGTGATGCAAAAGGCCTCAATGCCCTGTGGATTTTATTCGCTTACACTGCCCACTGGTATGGGTAAAACCCTTGCTTCTGTTGCATGGGCATTAAAACATTCAAAAGAAAATAAACTAAAGCGCATTATTATAGTACTGCCCTATATCAACATAATAGACCAGACAGCGGAGATACTCAGAAGTATCTTTGGCGAGGAATGGGTTCTGGAACACCATTCAAATATAATCGAAGATTCGGAGTTGGTTTCTGATGAAAACGATAATTCCACTGATTTAATAAAGAAAAAAAGACTTGCATCCGAGAACTGGAACTACCCGATCATAGTAACCACCACCGTACAGTTTTTTGAATCACTCTTCAGCAACAAACCTTCCAGGTGCCGAAAAATCCATAATGTTTCTGAATCGGTAGTTATATTTGATGAGGTGCAGACCTTCCCTAAAGAGGTCATTTTGCCGACCCTTAAAATGCTTAAAGATGTTCAGAGAATAATGAATACCTCCTTTCTCTTTTGCACGGCTACGATGCCGGCTTTTGAAAAGAGAGAAGGATTTGAGGGTATAGATAGCATTTATCCGCTAATCGATAACCCTGATGAATTGTATAAAAAAACAAGACGGGTAAGGTATCATTTATTAAATGACCTGGAGCCAATAGTGATGCTTGTGCTCCTTGATACTGTTTTAACGGAAAAAACATCAACCCTTGTTGTTTTCAATACCAAAAAGGCAGCTCTTAAATTTTTTAATTCTATAAAAGAATCTCAAAACAGGGAAAGGATTTATCATCTGTCAACGGCTATGTGCCCCCATCATAGAAAGCAGGTAATTAGAGCCATAAGAGAAGATCTTGCAGATGAAAGGAAAATTTTGGTGGTCTCAACGCAACTGATTGAAGCGGGAGTGGATTTTGATTTTCCTGTTGTATTTCGCGCAATGGCTCCTCTTGAATCAATAATCCAGGCCGCCGGTCGGTGTAACCGTGAAAACAGGCTTGGCGCATCAGGAGGAAAGGTATTCTTATTTGATTTGAGGGATGGCGGGATGCCGGACAAGACATACGCAGCGTGCTCCCGGCATGCAATAGAATTCATTGGAACTGATATTGACCAGCTTTATGATTATGGGGTCTTCAAGAAATATTACACCCAGATATTAAACCTGTATGTAACCCCTGATAAATATAACATTGCCCAAGCCAGAGAAGATTTTAATTTCCAGACAGTAAATGACAGCTACCGCATAATTGAAAATGCCACACAAGGTCTGTTTGCATATTTTTACAGTGAGGAAAGTAAAAATTTATTTCATTCAATAGAGCACAAGGAATTTTTATCCAAAGAAGATTACAGAAAGATGCAGCCGTTCACAGTTCAGGTGTACAGGGATTTTATCTTTAAAAACCCTGAAACGTGTAAATTGATGCCACAGGGTTTTATGGTCTGGTATGGAGGTTATGACAGGGAAACAGGTGTTTCGGTTAACCCTGTAGATACTGAAAATTTGATTATCTAA
- the cas5c gene encoding type I-C CRISPR-associated protein Cas5, with protein MLDNRIVKVKVQGDYACFTRPDLKVERMSYPCMTPSAARGILDSILWKPEFQWFVRRIQVLKPVRFAAIKRNEIKTKQGRTPILIEDKRAQRNSIVLRDVAYIIEASIYQKEKDNKNRPEKYIGRKGIDAENDGIFTRRLKKGQCWRRPYLGTREFSAEFTLPDESETPIQETIPIGSMLFDIFYDENGKPQPLFFHDVAIRDGILDCEEAPESKKMLDSSHLRPLIDSETSALIYDFTAQEEEAAL; from the coding sequence ATGCTTGATAACAGGATTGTAAAAGTAAAGGTTCAGGGAGATTATGCATGTTTTACAAGGCCTGATCTGAAGGTCGAGAGGATGTCATACCCCTGTATGACACCATCTGCAGCCAGGGGTATATTGGATTCTATACTCTGGAAACCGGAATTCCAGTGGTTTGTAAGGCGCATTCAGGTTTTAAAACCGGTTAGATTTGCTGCAATCAAGCGTAATGAGATCAAAACAAAGCAGGGAAGAACACCGATTTTGATAGAAGATAAGCGTGCCCAACGAAACAGCATTGTGTTAAGGGATGTTGCCTATATTATTGAAGCCTCTATTTACCAGAAAGAAAAGGACAATAAGAACAGACCTGAAAAATATATAGGAAGAAAAGGTATTGATGCTGAAAATGATGGAATTTTTACCAGACGTCTGAAAAAAGGGCAGTGCTGGAGAAGGCCTTATCTGGGGACGCGTGAATTTTCAGCAGAATTCACCCTGCCTGATGAAAGTGAAACTCCAATTCAGGAGACCATTCCGATCGGCAGCATGCTTTTTGATATCTTCTATGACGAGAATGGAAAACCACAGCCACTGTTTTTTCATGATGTAGCTATAAGGGATGGAATCCTAGACTGTGAAGAAGCCCCTGAAAGCAAGAAAATGCTGGATTCAAGCCATTTACGGCCACTAATAGACAGTGAGACCTCTGCATTGATCTATGACTTCACTGCGCAGGAAGAGGAGGCAGCCTTATGA